A region of the Amphiprion ocellaris isolate individual 3 ecotype Okinawa chromosome 22, ASM2253959v1, whole genome shotgun sequence genome:
CCCGTAGCTTCCTTATCTGTGAAGAGAACGTTTTCAGATTTAGAAATAAGTCCAGAGGCACGGGAAGTAAGAGCCAAGAAGCGAAATGCCGACTACAAGAGGTTCTATGAGATTCCAGAAGAGACTATGAGGTATCACACCGGCCTGACGGGAACGTTCTCCACCATCCAACTGGGCGACTTCACTGAGGGGATCGGCGTGGCTGAACATCGGCTCCCAAAGCGCTCCAGTCCCATCGCTGTGGCCAAAAGCCTGTTTTGTGAACTGGAAGAACCGGTGGAGGACGTGTTTGAAGATCCAGCCAAAGACTTGTCATGTTCCAGTTTCACATCACCTGTGAACAGCAACATCTGCAGGAGCTTGAGCCTCGACTCTGATGGATCTATGCATGAAACTTCCCTCCCTATTGACAGTCACACACCTTTCCAGCTCCACAAGTCTTCCAAAAACAGGAGTTCACCTGAAGAACAAGAGGACAATAAAGACACATCCATTGCTCAGTCACTTCCACACACCCCTGTTGCCTCTAGTGTAACCCCTAAACTGGCTCATTTAGGGCAAAGAAGTGAATCTCAGTGTTCCTTCTTCAACCGACTCCCTGATCTGGCTTGCAGTGTGTCACAGTCCCCCTTTTTCCTCAAGCCACGAAATGTCGTAGCTTTCCGCAGCTACTGCAGCTCCATTAACCGCTCCAACGTGTCGGGTGTATCTCGGCTCAGCATGGGATCTGGGGAGGCGATGGAGACGTCCACAGCTGCTTCTTATCACTCTGCATCTGGCACTGCAACACCGGTGCAGAAAAGACCCAGCTCCAACAGCTCTCTCGCCCAAGTACGTATCCAAATATGCATCTGATATGCATAAAGGTTCATTATTCTCTTTCTTAAACAGAACTGCTGTGATTAATTGAGAAGTTGTCAGCTATTAAGATAATTGTCAGCCGTTAATTAATtggtttaagtcattttttaaagaaaaggcaAACTTTcatgatttcagcttctttaatgtgaatattttctggtttctttactcctccaTGACATTAAACTTTAAAGCAGACGAAACAAGACATTGGGATGACACTCATTGACACTTTTCACCCAACAAGCAAtcgattaattgagaaaataatcaacaatggTAATAATCATTCTTTTCTGAGTTGTGGAATCCCTCATTTTGAGTAGACGATAGCTGCGAGCTACTGGTGCATCTTTTCAGAAGGAACGCTAATAGATAAACATCATTTACAGTCTTCTTGTTTGTCCTTGACATTAATATATGTAATATAGTGACTTCTATAGAGCTGCATAAGTTGGATGCATTGCATTGAAGCTTTGTGCAgacatttattttcctttctaGAACCACTGTGTGGTAAACATCTGCTTGCATGggtattttgccttttttttccacatttcctttcatttcccTTCTTTCTCCAGACTCCTCAGGCCATGTCGACCTCTCACACCCCCTTCAGGACCCCAAAAAGTGTCCGAAGAGGTGCGCTGCCCGTTGAGGGAGCACCCATCTTAGGAACCCCTGACTATTTGGCTCCGGAGCTTCTTCTGGGAAAACCACACGGTAAGAGAGGGAAATTCAAAATACCACTGCAGCGGTGATGAAATAGCACAGATGACGTTGTAGCTCTCGTGACAGGCATTCTCTTTGAGTTTCAGGAACGGGTCAGCGTGGTAAGTTTCTAACGGCGCTGTTGTATTTTGCAAGCGAGCATTGCATGTTCACCCAGCCTGCTAATACGCTAGAGGAAATGAGCTGATTCTTTACCCCTACCCCTCCCCATTCCCCTGCCTCCACTGTTTCTGCCCTGTGGATTGGTGAGCAAACTGTGGGCCTGATTGGAGGGAAGAGGACGGCGGTTTGAAAGTGTGGGATGATTACAAAGGTTTTAAAAAGTGGGACTTAACACTGACCTAACAGCAGGGGGATCACATTTGTTGAGGCTGATGTGCTTTTAACTGGACAAATggtttttttcctgctcttaAAATCCATATGTTTTTGGGTAATCCTGACACGTTGCATCATTGgcatcatttttgacatttagcAGCGCAAAATGTCATCTAATAATAATCCATTGATCTTGCAGCTTGATTTGGATTTCATGAGCACTCAGTCTGTGGCATGAATGATCCTGTGCGGCAGTACTTCTTCATTCATcagctgtctgttttttttttttattaactccGTAATAGATGAACCTGTGCAGCTATAGAGAGGCAAAATTACTTCTTTAAAATGACCATTTTAGACAAAAATATCAAGATTTACATGTTGGATGTTGAATTTTTACACTTGATAATGACAGATACCTGTGCGCTATAACCTAAATGGACATCTGCttattaaaatgtgcaaatttattaaaataaatctgtaatgaTTGCCTTCAGGTATTGAATGCTTCATTTATAATAACTGAATCTTTTCATCTTCAGTCTAACTTAGTTCCTGCTTCTGCCACTTCAGTACATTTATCGCGCACTCTAACAGAATCCCAGGGAAAGAAAGGTGAAGCGTTCAAAGCCGGCAGCTGTATGAAATGTGACTTTGCTTTCTTTTGCCCCCAACCAGAGTGCATGGTGGATTGGTGGGCGCTAGGTGTGTGTCTTTTCGAGTTCCTCACAGGTGTTCCGCCTTTCAACGACGAGACGCCTCAGCTCGTCTTCCAGAATATCCTCAACAGGGGTGGGTTTCTGTTCCAAAGCTCAACCACAAAATGCCTTtattaaacaaacaacagatttaACATTATATCTACCCAATGTCTCTTCTTTTACCTCCTCATTATTAACCGTTATAGATATTCCCTGgcctgaaggagaagaggaattGTCTGTAAATGCAAGGAATGCCATTGAAATCCTGCTGACCATGGACATGACAACACGTGCCGGACTAAAGGGTGAGGACTACCTTTTGAATTTTACATTTCTAAAAGCTCATTTGGGTCCTTAGAACATTCAATTTTGCCTGATATAGATGTGATAGAGTGCTGCAGCGCTGTTAAAAAAGTGAGCTTTTGATGTAACACATCTGCCAATAAGACTTTCTGGTGAAGCTTGATGGTAAAAACTGATGTTTAAATAAACGACAGCAAAGCTAAATCCaaattgtgaacattttcagattttttgaagttttttaaataataaaagtaaagaaaggAGTGTATCTGCATGGAAAGTTAACATCAATACAACAACATACGAAAGCAAATAGTACTTTGCTGGTAGAAGAACCTAATTGAAGAAATTATCTAACACAGTAATTCGAAGCAATGTACTTTTGACACTGTGTACTCAGAACTATCTTATGGCAGTTGCTGTTCATCAAAAACTCTTTTTACATCATTGCAGCTCTACATCACACTTAagcaaccgttcaaaagtttgtggtcacttagaaatgtccttgcttttggaagaaaagcatttttttcaatgaagacaacattaaatgaataataaatccagtctagacattgttaatgtggtaaatgactattctagctggaaacagctgatttttaatggaatatctccataggggtacagaggaacatttccagcaaccatcactcctgtgttctaatgctacattgtgttagctaatggtgttgaaaggctaattgatgattagaaaacccttgtgcagttatgtttttaaaaacttttaaaaatataagtattttttgtcttttctcctacatttatttcaagtttaaaaagatTCCCTTCATCACAAAGCAAGCTCAGAGATCTTTTCCACTCAAACGATGTGCAGTTTTCACACCAACTCAGCCAAAGGTTGTGCTTGTCTGAGGAGTCAGAGGTCAACAGCCTGAACGAGACGATGGCCCTTAACCCTTGTGTtttcctgtgggtcaaattgatccgttttaaagtttgaaaatgtggagaaaaaatatatttatatattttcacagtgaaacttctgatgtccacattttcaacatttttgatacatttttgaacatttttttagtggaaaaaagaaatgttaaaatgtttaagaacattgacaaaaaaatcaaccaaatccagcgaaattcgctggattttggttgatttttttttgtcaatgatcttaagaaaatattacaagttttactgatatatatgtaatcactttagatatttttactcattttttggaagatttttcctcattttttgaaaatatttacaagaattttcttgccaaatttggggaatttttttaaaataaaacttttaagggaaacttttaaggaattgttggaattttcttcctcaaggttttgcaaattttctgagatttgggggatttttaaaaaatttttggatttttttttagacaaggaaacaatactttttggtgcccgtaaatgaagacaacaggagggttaaaggaaatGCCTCATCTCTGAACGCCTGGTGCTCCTCAGGCTAATGTTGCTAATTTCTCACTTTCTTAGCCGCGATCAGAAATTCGCTGGAGCAATGCAGCACAGAACAGCTAAACACATGGGACTCAGGTTAAAGGCTATTTAAATTCTAACAATTAAAACCTGCTTGCTTTGAACCACCCGCAGAACTCAAGTGCCACCCACTGTTTGACGGCCTGGACTGGGACAACCTGCAGAACCAGCCGATGCCTTTCATACCTCAGCCGGAGGACGAGACCGACACCTCGTACTTTGAGGCAAGAAACAACGCTCAGCACATCGCCGTGTCTGGCTTCAGCCTGTAGAGTTACGCTCAAAATTAGTTCTTTTTAAAGTGGCACTGAATAAACGTTGGCGGTTGGTGATGTGAGAATGCTCTCGATGTTCCTGCATCACTTGCTTTCAGAATTAAGTTTATACAACTAAACACACTGTAGTGATTCTGATTATCagttatgatgtttttaaaagatacGTTTTACATATGTGCAATCATCGATCATAAGATAGTTACGAGTAAAAGTTCTTAGAATTACTGTTAGTCTCTTAAATTAGGTTCTTCTATTAGCAAAGTACTATTTGCTTCTGCTTTATTATGTTGTATTGATGTTAACTTTTCATGCAGatactcctttttttttttgctgtaatgtCTCCGGTTATTCGCTGACTGGGTGAGCAGACCCCCTGAAGAAAAACATACTAATATATtcataaataatgtattttatatgtaaattttgtcaatacatttatttagtgTCATAGTTTTACGTCAGGAGTGGCACTTTCTACTCCAGCAGgactatttttgatgtttttatgtcatttctcTGTTAATTTTCCTTCACTTTTCCACACTACCAGTTCAACCTTGTTGCTTGTGAATTTTTAACTctaggaaaaaaggaaaatacaaataaaatgtgtttgtaatattatatatactgcatttttatctctccaaatatcaaaatgattccgataaaataaaaactgagcaTGTCTGACAGTTAACagacacaaagactggaaacaggctgTTTTCATTGTGGGATTAGTTCTTTTGTTAAAGCCAGACTGGTTGTTTCTCCCAGTTTCCACCTCCTTCTGCTCAAATGCTTGCCAGCAATTGGACATATTTACTGTGCAGACATCCCAAAAACATATATATCCCAAAATATTAAACCATttatctggaaaaaaatgcacataaacatgCATGCTTTGTGAAAACtttatttccagctgagatTATCACATGCAAACACCGCTCTATCCACAGGCAGAGAGGGTGTGAAAGCATTAGtacattttcagtaaaaagATAAACTATCGCCTCTTTATTAAAACATAATGGCTCTGGAAAGAGATGTGCTATTGCAGATGCCAACCTCTGTAAATATGATATATATTCTACATTAATCATACACTGGGATGcaattaaaatattgcattttgatctgtattttacatatattgtATACAATTTGTATAGAGCTCACTGCTTTGCAAACAAATTTGTGATTACTATCAGTCAAACAAAAATCTTTGCACAATATTCATACAAACGTCACACGTTAAAAATTACACAACGGAAAAAAACGCGACGATCATCAAATTAGATATCTGAGCGGAAGATTCTCACCACCTCATGGCTCACTAGGTAGTATGATCGATGCTAATTTGGTCCAGAACTGCAACAGTTATGCTACAatatgtgaatgtgtgaaaagcATAATGCCACCTAATTGTACAGTGTGAATGTACCTTGTGATGTTGAGGCACTTTTTCTATTTCGACCAAGTAGGCGTAAAAGCACAGACTGATATGCAGCAGGACGGGTGATGAGAACTCATCCTGAACCTTGTCTAACCTACGCACAACACATAGCAGTCACTTTGAACACAAACCTCACTTACGCAGCTGCAATCCGGCCAGCGACGCCTTTTACTGGAACTGTCGCTACAAGCAATAAATATTAACTTAATTAAACAGAATCTCACATCTCGGAACATTAATACATTCAATCCTCACGTCTAATCT
Encoded here:
- the mastl gene encoding serine/threonine-protein kinase greatwall isoform X2; this encodes MDVEEKHKLSTNEKTVEVPKPPSIDDFVVLKPISRGAFGKVYLARKKCNARLYAIKVMKKADMVDKNMTGQMKAERDALALSKSPFVVHLFYSLQTATKIYLVMEYLIGGDVKSLLHIYGYFDQDMAVKYISEVALALDYLHRHRIIHRDLKPDNMLISNEGHIKLTDFGLSKVKLDRELSLMDILTTPSLAKPTKDYFRTPGQVLSLISSLGFNTPAGEGKRHCSASAVSSPMSCGKIKQKNTSLGSPLMKKKDHLYSPAHCPWRLGPNNSVFSPHNLAKNLTPTLLKTRRRFETMSAGSTTDTEGGISPLWECEEKENEHNNDQKARRQSESKRPEQDGEPTKLGTFGFSAKATSGLSKNPNQDHAALKMSQCNKLESVRTAQENISLSITDCQPVASLSVKRTFSDLEISPEAREVRAKKRNADYKRFYEIPEETMRYHTGLTGTFSTIQLGDFTEGIGVAEHRLPKRSSPIAVAKSLFCELEEPVEDVFEDPAKDLSCSSFTSPVNSNICRSLSLDSDGSMHETSLPIDSHTPFQLHKSSKNRSSPEEQEDNKDTSIAQSLPHTPVASSVTPKLAHLGQRSESQCSFFNRLPDLACSVSQSPFFLKPRNVVAFRSYCSSINRSNVSGVSRLSMGSGEAMETSTAASYHSASGTATPVQKRPSSNSSLAQTPQAMSTSHTPFRTPKSVRRGALPVEGAPILGTPDYLAPELLLGKPHECMVDWWALGVCLFEFLTGVPPFNDETPQLVFQNILNRDIPWPEGEEELSVNARNAIEILLTMDMTTRAGLKELKCHPLFDGLDWDNLQNQPMPFIPQPEDETDTSYFEARNNAQHIAVSGFSL
- the mastl gene encoding serine/threonine-protein kinase greatwall isoform X1 — translated: MDVEEKHKLSTNEKTVEVPKPPSIDDFVVLKPISRGAFGKVYLARKKCNARLYAIKVMKKADMVDKNMTGQMKAERDALALSKSPFVVHLFYSLQTATKIYLVMEYLIGGDVKSLLHIYGYFDQDMAVKYISEVALALDYLHRHRIIHRDLKPDNMLISNEGHIKLTDFGLSKVKLDRELSLMDILTTPSLAKPTKDYFRTPGQVLSLISSLGFNTPAGEGKRHCSASAVSSPMSCGKIKQKNTSLGSPLMKKKDHLYSPAHCPWRLGPNNSVFSPHNLAKNLTPTLLKTRRRFETMSAGSTTDTEGGISPLWECEEKENEHNNDQKARRQSESKRPEQDGEPTKLGTFGFSAKATSGLSKNPNQDHAALKMSQCNKLESVRTAQENISLSITDCQPVASLSVKRTFSDLEISPEAREVRAKKRNADYKRFYEIPEETMRYHTGLTGTFSTIQLGDFTEGIGVAEHRLPKRSSPIAVAKSLFCELEEPVEDVFEDPAKDLSCSSFTSPVNSNICRSLSLDSDGSMHETSLPIDSHTPFQLHKSSKNRSSPEEQEDNKDTSIAQSLPHTPVASSVTPKLAHLGQRSESQCSFFNRLPDLACSVSQSPFFLKPRNVVAFRSYCSSINRSNVSGVSRLSMGSGEAMETSTAASYHSASGTATPVQKRPSSNSSLAQTPQAMSTSHTPFRTPKSVRRGALPVEGAPILGTPDYLAPELLLGKPHGTGQRECMVDWWALGVCLFEFLTGVPPFNDETPQLVFQNILNRDIPWPEGEEELSVNARNAIEILLTMDMTTRAGLKELKCHPLFDGLDWDNLQNQPMPFIPQPEDETDTSYFEARNNAQHIAVSGFSL